The Petropleomorpha daqingensis genome includes a window with the following:
- a CDS encoding DUF4203 domain-containing protein — protein sequence MTGVGVLVVGLLLCFAGVASLHLAVLASGFALGWLVAESLGGSVAVTAIVAACAAVVAWILSTLVFRAALLVVGGVAGGVIGAKFYGLLEGGDGNVVIAIVFVLAVAVLTGLATQRFHETALVWVCAFGGAGLALSGLARIWPSTLGFLRTPDTTAEAVIDAAAWIALGALGWSVQRRWLRRKATSKA from the coding sequence GTGACCGGGGTCGGGGTCCTCGTCGTCGGGCTGCTCCTCTGCTTCGCCGGGGTGGCGTCCCTGCACCTCGCCGTGCTGGCCTCGGGCTTCGCGCTCGGCTGGCTGGTCGCCGAGTCGCTCGGCGGCTCGGTCGCGGTGACCGCGATCGTCGCGGCCTGCGCCGCGGTGGTGGCGTGGATCCTGTCCACGCTGGTCTTCCGGGCGGCACTGCTGGTCGTGGGCGGGGTCGCCGGAGGCGTCATCGGGGCGAAGTTCTACGGACTGCTCGAGGGCGGCGACGGCAACGTCGTGATCGCGATCGTGTTCGTGCTGGCCGTCGCCGTCCTGACCGGGCTGGCCACGCAGCGCTTCCACGAGACCGCCCTCGTCTGGGTGTGCGCCTTCGGCGGCGCCGGCCTGGCGCTGTCCGGCCTGGCCCGGATCTGGCCCAGCACCCTCGGGTTCCTGCGCACGCCCGACACGACCGCCGAGGCGGTGATCGACGCCGCCGCGTGGATCGCGCTCGGCGCGCTGGGCTGGTCGGTCCAGCGCCGCTGGCTCCGGCGGAAGGCGACCAGCAAGGCCTGA
- a CDS encoding SDR family NAD(P)-dependent oxidoreductase encodes MTGASSGLGVDFAQALAEAGADLVLAARREDRLAHAKSLVEDAGRRAITVRTDVSDPDDCTALVEAAMAEFGRVDILVNNAGLGTAVPATRETPEQFRQVIDVNLNGCYWMAQACGRVMQPGSSIVNISSILGLTTAGLPQAAYAASKAGLIGLTRDLAQQWTGRKGIRVNALAPGFFASEMTEQYPEGYIEGQLARVLVGRAGDPDELAAALVFLVSDAGGYVTGTTLPVEGGLLTS; translated from the coding sequence GTGACCGGGGCCTCCTCCGGGCTCGGCGTCGACTTCGCCCAGGCCCTGGCCGAGGCCGGTGCCGATCTCGTGCTCGCCGCGCGCCGCGAGGACCGGCTCGCCCACGCGAAGAGCCTGGTGGAGGACGCCGGCCGCCGGGCGATCACGGTGCGCACCGACGTGTCGGACCCCGACGACTGCACGGCGCTGGTCGAGGCGGCGATGGCCGAGTTCGGCAGGGTCGACATCCTGGTCAACAACGCCGGCCTGGGGACGGCGGTCCCGGCCACCCGCGAGACCCCGGAGCAGTTCCGCCAGGTCATCGACGTCAACCTGAACGGCTGCTACTGGATGGCGCAGGCCTGCGGCCGCGTGATGCAGCCGGGGAGCTCCATCGTCAACATCTCGAGCATCCTCGGGCTGACGACGGCGGGGCTGCCGCAGGCGGCCTACGCCGCGAGCAAGGCCGGGCTGATCGGGCTGACCCGCGACCTGGCCCAGCAGTGGACGGGCCGCAAGGGCATCCGGGTCAACGCCCTGGCCCCCGGCTTCTTCGCCTCCGAGATGACCGAGCAGTACCCCGAGGGCTACATCGAGGGCCAGCTGGCCCGGGTGCTGGTCGGCCGCGCCGGCGACCCCGACGAGCTCGCCGCGGCGCTGGTCTTCCTGGTCAGCGACGCGGGCGGGTACGTCACCGGGACGACGCTGCCGGTCGAGGGCGGCCTGCTCACCAGCTGA
- a CDS encoding DUF6069 family protein has product MASTGRPRPQVDAGRLWAGGLATAVVAALVALVGVLLVQGALDIPMVAPPLLPVPGSFALRYAVTAAALALLATALAHLLVTTTPRPRSFFSWIVGLATAVGVVVPFTLDGTTAGRVATAALDLVIGLAVLSLLPPVMTRALRPPDRVR; this is encoded by the coding sequence GTGGCGAGCACCGGGAGGCCCCGCCCGCAGGTCGACGCGGGACGGCTGTGGGCCGGCGGTCTCGCCACGGCCGTCGTCGCGGCGCTCGTCGCCCTCGTCGGCGTCCTGCTCGTCCAGGGCGCCCTCGACATCCCCATGGTCGCGCCGCCGTTGCTCCCGGTCCCCGGCTCCTTCGCCCTGAGGTACGCGGTCACCGCGGCCGCGCTGGCGCTGCTGGCGACCGCGCTGGCCCATCTGCTCGTCACGACCACGCCGCGCCCGCGGTCCTTCTTCTCCTGGATCGTCGGGCTGGCCACCGCGGTCGGCGTCGTCGTGCCCTTCACCCTCGACGGGACGACGGCCGGCCGCGTGGCCACCGCCGCCCTCGACCTCGTCATCGGCCTGGCGGTGCTGAGCCTGCTGCCTCCGGTGATGACGCGTGCCCTGCGACCTCCGGACCGCGTGCGGTGA
- a CDS encoding GNAT family N-acetyltransferase, with translation MSVVPLGPEHCDALLRFFRDLPDGDRTFIKEEVTDPATVRAWTTGGNRWVAVDGDTVQGYVAVLRLPGWSDHVGEVRLVVAPAARGNGLGRVLARHALVAGVEAGLTKLVVEVVAEQGAALALFSAIGFSGEALLRDHIRDREGRLRDLMVLAHHVGETWSGMDTVGVADELGEPG, from the coding sequence ATGAGCGTCGTCCCGCTCGGGCCGGAGCACTGCGACGCCCTGCTGCGCTTCTTCCGCGACCTGCCCGACGGCGACCGGACGTTCATCAAGGAGGAGGTCACCGACCCGGCGACCGTCCGGGCGTGGACCACCGGCGGCAACCGGTGGGTCGCCGTGGACGGGGACACCGTGCAGGGCTACGTTGCCGTGCTGCGGTTGCCGGGCTGGTCCGACCACGTCGGCGAGGTGCGGCTGGTCGTCGCGCCGGCCGCGCGCGGCAACGGGCTGGGCCGCGTGCTGGCCCGGCACGCCCTCGTGGCCGGCGTCGAGGCGGGGCTGACCAAGCTCGTGGTCGAGGTCGTCGCCGAGCAGGGCGCGGCGCTGGCCCTGTTCAGCGCGATCGGCTTCTCCGGCGAGGCGCTGCTGCGCGACCACATCCGCGACCGCGAGGGCCGGCTGCGCGACCTGATGGTGCTGGCCCACCACGTCGGCGAGACCTGGTCGGGCATGGACACCGTCGGCGTGGCCGACGAGCTCGGAGAGCCGGGCTGA
- a CDS encoding S8 family peptidase: MRRTLLTRLAAPAGAFVLAAAAAVGAAAPAAAAGPATDYTIAFTSTDGLPADVDAQVSAAGGTVTQRLPEIGGIGVTSTNPDFAAAMGRNNSVKAVAQSARTSLVDPVDAAATGGPSNNGGNASPAGPDPQPMPDPLGKEQWDKMRMNATASGSYAVQQGRKDVRVFVIDTGADQTHPDVAPNLDVAASRSFVPSEPTIQDFNGHGTWTISAVGAPINGIGISGVAPGVTLVSGKVLDGTGSGEFLYTDLALIYAGQQHFDIVSASLGGYIPKCGAVNNPNKECDHPDWILLNRATQFARSNGVLPVGALGNEGYDLADGTFFRDFVEAPGTVPGWVGVSATSYYNEKAFYSNYGSGAVDVSAPGGSTRDYSGVPGSEVPPGYGGEGRLIGAWSSTGSEAPADPFEVCTGPGGTPPCAAYGYVQGTSMATPNAAGVAALIISQYGDFASGNPNKPHLSPTTVEQYLQQSANNQPCPTPKTVTQGPGLDFATATCQGGTGFNSFFGKGIVDALEAVTLR; the protein is encoded by the coding sequence ATGCGCAGGACTCTGCTCACCCGCCTCGCCGCGCCGGCCGGAGCGTTCGTGCTCGCCGCGGCGGCGGCGGTCGGGGCCGCGGCACCCGCGGCCGCGGCCGGCCCGGCGACCGACTACACGATCGCCTTCACCAGCACCGACGGTCTGCCCGCCGACGTCGACGCCCAGGTCAGCGCCGCCGGCGGGACGGTGACCCAGCGGCTGCCGGAGATCGGAGGGATCGGGGTCACCTCCACCAACCCCGACTTCGCCGCCGCCATGGGCCGCAACAACTCGGTGAAGGCGGTCGCGCAGTCGGCGCGGACCTCGCTCGTCGACCCGGTCGACGCCGCCGCGACCGGTGGCCCCTCGAACAACGGCGGCAACGCCTCGCCCGCGGGGCCCGATCCGCAGCCCATGCCCGACCCCCTGGGCAAGGAGCAGTGGGACAAGATGCGGATGAACGCCACCGCGAGCGGCTCCTACGCCGTCCAGCAGGGGCGCAAGGACGTGCGCGTCTTCGTCATCGACACCGGCGCCGACCAGACCCACCCGGACGTCGCGCCCAACCTCGACGTGGCCGCCAGCCGGTCGTTCGTTCCCTCCGAACCGACGATCCAGGACTTCAACGGCCACGGGACGTGGACGATCAGCGCGGTCGGCGCCCCCATCAACGGGATCGGGATCTCCGGGGTGGCCCCGGGCGTCACGCTGGTCTCCGGCAAGGTCCTCGACGGCACCGGCAGCGGGGAGTTCCTGTACACCGACCTGGCCCTGATCTACGCCGGCCAGCAGCACTTCGACATCGTCTCGGCGAGCCTGGGCGGCTACATCCCCAAGTGCGGCGCGGTGAACAACCCGAACAAGGAGTGCGACCACCCGGACTGGATCCTGCTCAACCGGGCCACGCAGTTCGCCCGGTCGAACGGCGTGCTCCCGGTCGGGGCGCTCGGCAACGAGGGCTACGACCTGGCCGACGGCACCTTCTTCCGCGACTTCGTGGAGGCCCCCGGCACGGTGCCGGGCTGGGTCGGGGTCTCGGCCACGAGCTACTACAACGAGAAGGCGTTCTACTCCAACTACGGCAGCGGGGCGGTCGACGTCTCGGCACCCGGCGGGTCGACGCGGGACTACAGCGGCGTCCCGGGCAGCGAGGTTCCTCCGGGCTACGGCGGCGAGGGGCGCCTGATCGGCGCCTGGTCCTCGACGGGGTCCGAGGCACCGGCGGATCCGTTCGAGGTCTGCACTGGCCCGGGTGGGACGCCGCCGTGCGCGGCGTACGGCTACGTGCAGGGCACCTCGATGGCCACACCGAACGCGGCCGGCGTCGCGGCGCTGATCATCAGCCAGTACGGCGACTTCGCCTCGGGCAACCCGAACAAGCCGCACCTGTCGCCGACCACGGTGGAGCAGTACCTGCAGCAGTCGGCGAACAACCAGCCGTGCCCGACCCCGAAGACGGTCACGCAGGGCCCGGGTCTGGACTTCGCCACGGCGACCTGCCAGGGCGGCACCGGGTTCAACAGCTTCTTCGGCAAGGGCATCGTCGACGCGCTCGAGGCGGTGACCCTCAGGTAG
- a CDS encoding MFS transporter codes for MSGQQAAVEPIGTVSRGLALLVAGAMFMEIMDGTVIAPAAPHIGESFGVPAVAVNVAITAYVLSVAVLIPISGWLADRYGARRIFTTAVAVFTVASIGCAAAPSLALLVAARVLMGVGGAMMVPVGRLVVLRTTAKTDLIRAIAYLTWPALVAPVIAPALGGILSTYASWRWIFLINVPLGIAGFALALRLVPDVRAPEGRPLDWRGFALVAVGTAALVVGLESIGSTHPHWAPAVLGLAIAAVALGAAVRYLLRTDRPLVDLRVLRIATYRVTALAGSGYRAAITAIPFLLPLFFQLGFGWTAAQAGLVVIALFVGNIAIKPATTPLLRRFGIRPVMVASILAGAVFLVGMAFLQPTTSLPVVLVLLLASGVARSVGFTAYNTVAFGDVPAERMTPANTLLSTLQELGGGLGVAVGALLVRLGEPVAAATGLGEGTGVAFRVAFVLLAVLLLGPLVAALRLPRTAGAVVTGRG; via the coding sequence ATGAGCGGGCAGCAGGCGGCCGTCGAGCCGATCGGGACCGTCTCCCGGGGACTGGCCCTCCTTGTGGCCGGCGCCATGTTCATGGAGATCATGGACGGCACGGTGATCGCCCCGGCGGCCCCGCACATCGGCGAGAGCTTCGGCGTGCCCGCGGTGGCGGTGAACGTGGCGATCACCGCGTACGTGCTGTCGGTCGCCGTCCTCATCCCGATCAGCGGATGGCTGGCCGACCGGTACGGCGCCCGCCGGATCTTCACCACCGCCGTCGCCGTCTTCACCGTCGCCTCGATCGGCTGCGCCGCGGCGCCGAGCCTGGCGCTGCTCGTCGCCGCCCGGGTCCTCATGGGCGTCGGCGGCGCGATGATGGTGCCGGTGGGCCGGCTCGTCGTGCTGCGCACCACCGCCAAGACCGACCTGATCCGGGCCATCGCCTACCTGACCTGGCCGGCGCTCGTCGCGCCGGTCATCGCGCCGGCGCTGGGCGGGATCCTGTCCACCTACGCCTCGTGGCGGTGGATCTTCCTGATCAACGTGCCGCTGGGCATCGCCGGGTTCGCCCTCGCCCTGCGCCTGGTGCCCGACGTGCGGGCGCCGGAGGGCCGGCCGTTGGACTGGCGCGGGTTCGCCCTCGTCGCCGTCGGGACGGCGGCGCTGGTGGTGGGGCTGGAGAGCATCGGCTCGACCCACCCGCACTGGGCGCCGGCCGTGCTGGGCCTCGCGATCGCCGCTGTCGCCCTCGGCGCCGCCGTGCGCTACCTGCTGCGCACGGACCGGCCGCTGGTGGACCTGCGGGTGCTGCGGATCGCGACCTACCGGGTGACCGCGCTCGCCGGCTCCGGCTACCGGGCGGCGATCACCGCGATCCCGTTCCTGCTGCCGCTGTTCTTCCAGCTCGGCTTCGGCTGGACGGCGGCCCAGGCCGGCCTGGTGGTGATCGCGCTGTTCGTCGGCAACATCGCGATCAAGCCCGCGACCACGCCCTTGCTGCGCCGGTTCGGCATCCGGCCGGTGATGGTCGCCTCGATCCTCGCCGGGGCGGTGTTCCTGGTCGGGATGGCGTTCCTGCAGCCGACGACGTCGCTGCCGGTCGTGCTGGTCCTCCTGCTGGCCAGCGGCGTGGCCCGCTCGGTGGGGTTCACCGCGTACAACACCGTGGCCTTCGGCGACGTGCCGGCCGAGCGGATGACGCCGGCCAACACGCTGCTGTCCACGCTGCAGGAGCTCGGCGGCGGTCTCGGCGTCGCGGTGGGCGCGCTGCTGGTGCGGCTGGGCGAGCCGGTCGCCGCGGCCACCGGGCTCGGCGAGGGCACCGGCGTGGCCTTCCGGGTGGCGTTCGTGCTGCTCGCCGTCCTGCTGCTGGGGCCGCTGGTGGCGGCGCTGCGGCTGCCGCGGACGGCCGGCGCCGTCGTCACCGGGCGGGGCTAG
- a CDS encoding MFS transporter, translating to MTTDRRRPWALLAVALATFMTYLDNNIVNVAIPAIQRDLQLTTANLEWVVSGYILVFAGFLLAGGRLADAFGRRRLFTIGLVVFTGASLAAGLADSFGVLVAARAVQGLGAALVTPTTLAIISAAYPEPRERARAVGLWAGVGALALAAGPLIGGVLAQHASWGWIFTINVPVGIATLLLGLWAIRETREPVRRPLDVPGLLLATTALTALTWSLIEGAPRGWTSASVLGGFAIAALAGLAFVLVEQRSTHPMVSVSLFRERVFSGGVVAMMLWAFGLFGIYFFTSLYLQDALGFSPTEAGLAFLPMALFMVVGAVVSPRVAHAVGTGRLVGLAMSLMGVGIASVSLLGEGASYWALMPSFVVIGIGGGLTTPLTDAVLGAMPTERAGVASALFNASREVAGLLGITVIGAVLSARSSAALRGGAVPLDAFLSGYRLGLLLAGALVAIGGLAAWLALRGTRSTEPELEPVAVAPLPVPVAA from the coding sequence ATGACCACCGACCGCCGCCGCCCGTGGGCACTGCTCGCCGTGGCCCTGGCGACCTTCATGACCTACCTCGACAACAACATCGTCAACGTGGCGATCCCCGCCATCCAGCGGGACCTGCAGCTCACGACCGCCAACCTCGAGTGGGTCGTGAGCGGCTACATCCTCGTGTTCGCAGGCTTCCTGCTCGCCGGTGGACGCCTCGCCGACGCCTTCGGACGGCGCCGGCTGTTCACGATCGGCCTCGTCGTCTTCACCGGGGCGTCGCTGGCCGCCGGGCTGGCCGACTCCTTCGGCGTGCTGGTCGCCGCCCGTGCCGTGCAGGGCCTCGGCGCCGCGCTGGTCACGCCGACCACCCTGGCGATCATCAGCGCCGCCTACCCGGAGCCGCGCGAGCGGGCCCGGGCGGTCGGGCTCTGGGCCGGGGTGGGCGCTCTGGCGCTGGCCGCCGGACCGCTGATCGGCGGTGTGCTGGCCCAGCACGCGTCGTGGGGCTGGATCTTCACCATCAACGTGCCGGTCGGGATCGCCACGCTGCTGCTGGGCCTCTGGGCGATCCGCGAGACCCGTGAGCCGGTCCGCCGTCCGCTCGACGTCCCGGGCCTGCTCCTGGCGACGACGGCGCTGACCGCGCTGACCTGGTCGCTCATCGAGGGCGCTCCGCGCGGCTGGACGTCGGCCTCTGTCCTCGGCGGCTTCGCGATCGCGGCGCTGGCCGGGTTGGCCTTCGTCCTCGTCGAGCAGCGCTCGACCCACCCGATGGTGAGCGTCTCGCTGTTCCGCGAGCGCGTGTTCAGCGGCGGCGTCGTGGCGATGATGCTCTGGGCGTTCGGCCTGTTCGGCATCTACTTCTTCACGTCGCTGTACCTGCAGGACGCGCTGGGCTTCTCGCCGACCGAGGCCGGCCTGGCGTTCCTGCCGATGGCGCTGTTCATGGTCGTCGGCGCCGTCGTGTCCCCGCGGGTGGCGCACGCCGTCGGCACCGGCCGGCTGGTCGGCCTGGCGATGTCGCTCATGGGGGTCGGCATCGCGTCGGTCAGCCTGCTGGGCGAGGGCGCGTCCTACTGGGCCCTCATGCCGAGCTTCGTGGTGATCGGCATCGGCGGCGGGCTGACCACGCCGCTCACCGACGCCGTCCTGGGCGCGATGCCCACCGAGCGGGCGGGCGTGGCCTCGGCGCTGTTCAACGCCAGCCGCGAGGTGGCCGGGCTGCTCGGGATCACGGTCATCGGCGCGGTGCTGTCCGCGCGGTCGTCGGCGGCGCTGCGCGGCGGGGCTGTCCCGCTGGACGCGTTCCTCTCCGGCTACCGGCTGGGGCTGCTGCTGGCCGGCGCGCTGGTCGCGATCGGCGGGCTGGCCGCGTGGCTGGCCCTGCGCGGCACGCGGTCCACGGAGCCGGAGCTCGAGCCGGTGGCAGTGGCCCCGCTGCCGGTCCCCGTCGCCGCCTGA
- a CDS encoding long-chain-fatty-acid--CoA ligase, giving the protein MGNLAQNLLDTAARDGDHAAVRMDDAVLTYAELRDAALRVAAFLQELGVAPGDRVGMVLPNVPSFPVLFYGVQLAGAAVVPMNPLLKAREVEYYLRDSGARLVLAADMVAAAATEAAATVGIEAIPVGAVLPTEAMADRPADGAVERADDDLSVILYTSGTTGQPKGAELTHANLRSNARTGGQQLVESTPDDVVMGCLPLFHVFGLTCGLNASVLAGACLTLIPRFDGTKALSVIQRDRVTIFEGVPTMFSAMLHAPDPGSFDVSSLRLCVSGGSAMPVEVLREFEEAFGCTILEGYGLSETSPVASFNQLHAERKPGSIGTPIPGVEMRVVNDDGVDVPRGEVGEIAIRGENVMKGYWGKPEETARSIPDGWFRTGDLARQDDDGYFFIVDRKKEMIIRGGYNVYPREIEEALYEHAAVAEAACIGIPHPELGEEVAAAVALKPGASAEPDELREWVKARVAAYKYPRHVWLVEALPKGPTGKILRRAVEVPQGVGG; this is encoded by the coding sequence ATGGGCAATCTGGCACAGAACCTGCTGGACACCGCCGCCCGCGACGGCGACCACGCCGCCGTCCGCATGGACGACGCCGTGCTCACCTACGCCGAGCTCCGCGACGCCGCCCTGCGGGTCGCGGCGTTCCTGCAGGAGTTGGGCGTCGCGCCCGGTGACCGGGTCGGCATGGTGCTGCCCAACGTCCCGTCGTTCCCGGTGCTCTTCTACGGCGTGCAGCTCGCCGGGGCCGCCGTCGTCCCGATGAACCCGCTGCTCAAGGCGCGGGAGGTCGAGTACTACCTGCGCGACTCCGGTGCCCGGCTCGTGCTGGCCGCCGACATGGTCGCCGCGGCGGCGACCGAGGCGGCCGCCACCGTGGGCATCGAGGCGATCCCGGTCGGCGCGGTGCTGCCCACGGAGGCGATGGCCGACCGGCCCGCCGACGGCGCCGTCGAGCGGGCCGACGACGACCTGTCGGTGATCCTCTACACCTCGGGGACCACCGGCCAGCCCAAGGGCGCCGAGCTGACCCACGCCAACCTGCGCAGCAACGCCCGCACCGGCGGCCAGCAGCTGGTCGAGTCGACCCCGGACGACGTGGTCATGGGCTGCCTGCCGCTGTTCCACGTCTTCGGCCTGACCTGCGGCCTCAACGCCTCGGTGCTCGCCGGCGCCTGCCTGACGCTGATCCCCCGCTTCGACGGCACCAAGGCGCTGTCGGTGATCCAGCGCGACCGGGTCACGATCTTCGAGGGCGTGCCGACGATGTTCTCGGCGATGCTGCACGCCCCCGACCCGGGCTCGTTCGACGTGTCCAGCCTGCGGCTGTGCGTCTCGGGCGGCTCGGCGATGCCGGTCGAGGTGCTGCGGGAGTTCGAGGAGGCGTTCGGCTGCACGATCCTCGAGGGCTACGGGCTGTCGGAGACCTCGCCGGTGGCGTCGTTCAACCAGCTGCACGCCGAGCGCAAGCCCGGCTCGATCGGCACCCCGATCCCCGGGGTCGAGATGCGGGTGGTGAACGACGACGGCGTCGACGTCCCGCGCGGGGAGGTCGGCGAGATCGCCATCCGGGGCGAAAACGTGATGAAGGGCTACTGGGGCAAGCCCGAGGAGACGGCCAGGTCGATCCCGGACGGCTGGTTCCGCACCGGCGACCTGGCCCGGCAGGACGACGACGGCTACTTCTTCATCGTCGACCGCAAGAAGGAGATGATCATCCGCGGCGGCTACAACGTCTACCCGCGGGAGATCGAGGAGGCGCTCTACGAGCACGCCGCGGTCGCCGAGGCGGCCTGCATCGGCATCCCGCACCCCGAGCTCGGCGAGGAGGTCGCCGCGGCGGTGGCCCTGAAGCCGGGGGCGTCCGCCGAGCCCGACGAGCTGCGCGAGTGGGTCAAGGCCCGGGTCGCGGCCTACAAGTACCCGCGGCACGTGTGGCTGGTGGAGGCGCTGCCCAAGGGCCCGACCGGCAAGATCCTGCGTCGCGCCGTCGAGGTGCCGCAGGGGGTGGGCGGGTGA
- a CDS encoding alpha/beta fold hydrolase has translation MPTVPSPQTILDRVRRDVERNALRARNGIKLAAGIDRPGVGQSPKDVVWQRGRCQLWHYRNADVRYAPPLLVVFSLISRSYILDLTPGNSFLEQVLAAGFDVYMIDWGEPDERDAHNRLEDYVDDYIPAAVDRVLELSGCDEVNLFGYCFGGDLALLYAAHHPDAPLRSLTVLATPVDFTQMGPMADLFRVGGLEVDEVVGEDGNVPPSVVVQGFKTLTPTAEVTRYVTLWERLWNDEYVAAYQAMTGWSDDHVPFPGAAARETVRMLVRDNGMVTDKLVVGGDPVHLRDITAPFLTVRANRDHIVPPDASAPLIDLVGSEDKHELRLDAGHMGLVVGRTAARTTVPTILDFLRRRSEEVA, from the coding sequence GTGCCGACGGTGCCCAGCCCGCAGACGATCCTCGACCGCGTCCGGCGCGACGTCGAGCGCAACGCGCTGCGGGCCCGTAACGGCATCAAGCTGGCAGCCGGGATCGACCGGCCCGGCGTCGGGCAGAGCCCCAAGGACGTCGTCTGGCAGCGCGGCCGCTGCCAGCTGTGGCACTACCGCAACGCCGACGTGCGGTACGCCCCGCCGCTGCTCGTCGTCTTCAGCCTGATCAGCCGCAGCTACATCCTCGACCTCACGCCCGGCAACAGCTTCCTCGAGCAGGTGCTGGCCGCCGGGTTCGACGTCTACATGATCGACTGGGGTGAGCCCGACGAGCGCGATGCGCACAACCGGCTCGAGGACTACGTCGACGACTACATCCCGGCCGCCGTCGACCGCGTCCTCGAGCTGTCGGGCTGCGACGAGGTCAACCTGTTCGGCTACTGCTTCGGCGGCGACCTCGCGCTGCTCTACGCCGCGCACCACCCCGATGCGCCGCTGCGCAGCCTGACCGTGCTGGCCACACCGGTCGACTTCACGCAGATGGGGCCGATGGCCGACCTGTTCCGCGTCGGCGGGCTCGAGGTCGACGAGGTGGTCGGGGAGGACGGCAACGTGCCGCCGTCCGTCGTCGTCCAGGGGTTCAAGACCCTGACCCCCACGGCGGAGGTGACCCGGTACGTGACGCTGTGGGAACGGCTCTGGAACGACGAGTACGTGGCTGCCTACCAGGCGATGACCGGCTGGTCGGACGACCACGTGCCGTTCCCGGGCGCCGCGGCCCGCGAGACCGTCCGGATGCTGGTCCGCGACAACGGGATGGTCACCGACAAGCTGGTGGTCGGCGGCGACCCGGTGCACCTGCGCGACATCACCGCGCCGTTCCTGACGGTGCGGGCCAACCGCGACCACATCGTGCCGCCGGACGCCAGCGCGCCGCTGATCGACCTCGTCGGCTCGGAGGACAAGCACGAGCTGCGGCTCGACGCCGGCCACATGGGCCTGGTGGTCGGACGGACGGCGGCGAGGACGACGGTGCCGACGATCCTCGACTTCCTGCGGCGGCGCAGCGAGGAGGTGGCATGA
- a CDS encoding alpha/beta hydrolase, translated as MTTESGIQQARIGEVELAYETFGDPGDPPLLLVMGLATQMIGWPDEFCAGLADRGLFVVRFDNRDIGLSTHLDDRGAPDILAILGGDRSNVAYPLSDLADDTAGLLDALHLDSAHVVGASMGGMIAQLVALRHPERVRSLTSIMSTTGDPAVGRPAEAAMGVLLAPPATDRESAIQRAVDTYRVIGSPGFEFDEQALRDRAALSYDRRYNPAGVARQLAAILTTADRTADLRGVDVPTLVVHGEQDSLVDVSGGRATAAAVPGAELLLIDGMGHDLPRAVWPEVTDRLAALVERAEKER; from the coding sequence ATGACGACGGAGTCGGGGATCCAGCAGGCCCGGATCGGCGAGGTCGAGCTCGCCTACGAGACGTTCGGCGACCCCGGTGACCCGCCGCTGCTGCTGGTCATGGGGCTGGCCACGCAGATGATCGGGTGGCCCGACGAGTTCTGCGCCGGCCTGGCCGACCGCGGGCTGTTCGTCGTCCGCTTCGACAACCGCGACATCGGGCTGTCCACGCACCTCGACGACCGTGGGGCTCCGGACATCCTGGCGATCCTCGGCGGCGACCGGTCGAACGTCGCCTACCCGCTGTCCGACCTCGCCGACGACACGGCCGGCCTGCTCGACGCGCTGCACCTCGACAGCGCGCACGTGGTCGGCGCCTCGATGGGCGGCATGATCGCCCAGCTCGTCGCGCTCCGGCACCCCGAGCGGGTGCGCAGCCTGACCTCGATCATGTCGACCACCGGCGACCCCGCGGTCGGCAGGCCCGCCGAGGCCGCGATGGGCGTGCTGCTCGCGCCGCCGGCCACCGACCGCGAGTCGGCGATCCAGCGGGCCGTCGACACCTACCGGGTCATCGGCTCCCCCGGCTTCGAGTTCGACGAGCAGGCGCTGCGCGACCGGGCGGCGCTGTCCTACGACCGTCGCTACAACCCGGCCGGCGTCGCCCGGCAGCTCGCCGCGATCCTCACCACGGCCGACCGCACCGCCGATCTGCGCGGGGTCGACGTCCCGACGCTGGTGGTCCACGGCGAGCAGGACAGCCTGGTGGACGTCAGCGGCGGTCGCGCCACCGCGGCCGCCGTCCCCGGCGCCGAGCTGCTGCTGATCGACGGCATGGGGCACGACCTGCCCCGGGCGGTCTGGCCCGAGGTGACCGACCGGCTCGCCGCGCTGGTCGAGCGCGCCGAGAAGGAGCGCTAG